A window of Solidesulfovibrio sp. contains these coding sequences:
- the kdpB gene encoding potassium-transporting ATPase subunit KdpB: MSKHKQEKRPLFDPPLVKRAILDSFRKLAPHNQLRNPVMFTVYVGSLLTTALFVQALAGHGEAPAGFILAITVWLWFTVLFANFAEALAEGRGKAQADSLRQARRDIQAKKLAAADRGAAVETVPSTGLRKGEVVLVEAGDFIPCDGDIIEGVASVDESAITGESAPVIREAGGDRSAVTGGTRLLSDWVIVRVAAETGETFLDRMIALVEGAKRRKTPNEIALNILLAALTLVFLVVCATLLPYTAFAVEQAGHGAAVTITVLAALFVCLAPTTIGGLLSAIGIAGMDRLIQAGVIATSGRAVEAAGDVDVLLLDKTGTITLGNRQADDFLPMPGVAEKDLADVAQLASLADETPEGRSIVVLAKERFGIRGRDMHALDAAFVPFTAQTRLSGVNLHDRAIRKGAPDAIKRFVAEKGGPVPREVDEAVRTIAESGGTPLLVAENDRVLGAIWLKDIVKGGIRERFAALRSMGIKTVMVTGDNPLTAAAIAAEAGVDDFLAEATPENKLALIRKTQAEGRLVAMTGDGTNDAPALAQADVGVAMNSGTQAAKEAGNMVDLDSNPTKLLEVVEIGKQLLMTRGSLTTFSIANDIAKYFAIIPAAFVGIYPQLGALNIMGLATPASAILSAVIFNALIIVVLIPLALRGVRYRAVGAARALRDNLLVYGLGGVVVPFAGIKAIDLILVSLGLA; the protein is encoded by the coding sequence ATGAGCAAACACAAGCAGGAAAAACGTCCGCTCTTCGATCCCCCGTTGGTGAAGCGGGCCATATTGGATTCCTTCCGGAAACTCGCGCCCCACAACCAGCTGCGCAATCCGGTCATGTTCACGGTGTACGTGGGCTCCCTCCTAACCACGGCCCTGTTCGTCCAGGCCCTGGCCGGCCACGGCGAGGCCCCGGCCGGCTTCATCCTGGCCATCACCGTTTGGCTGTGGTTCACGGTGCTTTTCGCCAACTTCGCCGAGGCCCTGGCCGAGGGGCGCGGCAAGGCGCAAGCCGATTCCCTCCGGCAGGCCCGCCGGGACATCCAGGCCAAGAAACTCGCCGCTGCGGATCGCGGGGCCGCGGTGGAGACCGTGCCTTCCACCGGACTGCGCAAGGGCGAGGTGGTGCTGGTGGAGGCCGGCGACTTCATCCCCTGCGACGGGGACATCATCGAGGGCGTGGCCTCGGTGGACGAAAGCGCCATCACCGGCGAATCGGCCCCGGTCATCCGCGAGGCCGGCGGCGACCGCAGCGCCGTCACCGGCGGCACCCGCCTGCTTTCGGACTGGGTGATCGTGCGCGTGGCGGCCGAGACGGGCGAGACCTTCCTCGACCGGATGATCGCCCTGGTCGAGGGGGCCAAGCGCCGCAAGACCCCCAACGAAATCGCCCTCAACATCCTCCTGGCCGCCTTGACCCTGGTCTTCCTGGTCGTGTGCGCCACGCTGCTGCCCTATACGGCCTTTGCCGTGGAGCAGGCCGGGCACGGCGCGGCCGTGACCATCACCGTGCTGGCGGCCCTGTTCGTCTGCCTGGCCCCGACCACCATCGGCGGCCTGCTCTCGGCCATCGGCATCGCCGGCATGGACCGGCTCATCCAGGCCGGGGTCATCGCCACCTCGGGCCGGGCCGTGGAGGCGGCCGGCGACGTGGACGTGCTGCTGCTGGACAAGACCGGCACCATCACCCTCGGCAACCGCCAGGCCGACGACTTCCTGCCCATGCCCGGCGTGGCGGAAAAGGACTTGGCCGACGTGGCCCAACTGGCCTCCCTGGCCGACGAAACCCCGGAGGGGCGCTCCATCGTGGTCCTGGCCAAGGAGCGTTTCGGCATCCGGGGCCGGGACATGCACGCCCTGGACGCCGCGTTCGTCCCCTTTACCGCCCAGACGCGTCTTTCCGGCGTGAACCTTCACGATCGGGCCATCCGCAAGGGCGCTCCCGATGCCATCAAACGGTTCGTGGCGGAAAAGGGCGGCCCGGTGCCGCGCGAGGTGGACGAGGCCGTGCGCACCATCGCCGAATCCGGCGGCACGCCGCTGCTCGTGGCGGAAAACGATCGCGTCCTCGGCGCGATCTGGCTCAAGGACATCGTCAAGGGCGGCATCCGGGAGCGTTTCGCCGCGCTTCGCAGCATGGGCATCAAGACGGTCATGGTCACGGGCGACAATCCGCTCACCGCGGCGGCCATCGCGGCCGAGGCCGGGGTGGATGATTTCCTGGCCGAAGCCACGCCCGAAAACAAGCTGGCGCTGATCCGCAAGACCCAGGCCGAGGGGCGCTTGGTGGCCATGACCGGCGACGGCACCAACGATGCCCCGGCCCTGGCCCAGGCCGACGTGGGCGTGGCCATGAATTCCGGCACCCAGGCCGCCAAGGAGGCCGGGAACATGGTGGACCTGGATTCCAACCCCACCAAGCTCCTGGAAGTGGTGGAAATCGGCAAGCAGCTGCTCATGACGCGAGGCTCGCTGACCACGTTTTCCATCGCCAACGACATCGCCAAGTACTTCGCCATCATTCCGGCGGCCTTCGTGGGCATCTACCCCCAGCTCGGGGCGCTCAACATCATGGGGCTGGCCACGCCGGCATCGGCCATTCTCTCGGCGGTCATCTTCAACGCCCTGATCATCGTCGTCCTCATCCCCCTGGCCCTGCGCGGCGTCCGTTACCGGGCCGTGGGCGCGGCCAGGGCGCTGCGGGACAACCTGCTCGTTTACGGATTGGGGGGCGTCGTCGTGCCCTTCGCGGGCATCAAGGCCATCGACCTGATCCTGGTTTCGCTCGGCCTGGCCTAG